The following are encoded together in the Brassica napus cultivar Da-Ae chromosome A9, Da-Ae, whole genome shotgun sequence genome:
- the LOC106393993 gene encoding protein SHORT ROOT IN SALT MEDIUM 1 isoform X2: MLATILKEKPLLTNQPQQSSNLSFNKPFSAPLPHLDSIRFDSLGFLSLCREEEEKKILKGSIKSSVEIGYVQKDMYSSRGSGYGQQPYGSQSGYPQNLGSNYPGSSVSGGAEGGSQIPLSSRLPSGAPQETDIGGGYRSQLSTASHYGAQYASLYGTASLASSQPLSTKGVGSSVLDNRSGYVPTLPDSPKYASGSYLSSSAHGYGQKEDDLYSDKLSGYVPVDRRQSSAYLGRELQNDPAARYADSSSFGRQTDLYDRIDQASLLRGEQLLKMQSLHTTSADGGVRQADYLTERSSTVRHSDQEAMHYGRRLESDPHGLSLHSTSSYASQHTPSLLGAAPRRNLDDYIYMESSSNPGYGVSLPPGRDYGTGKGILTAASLDLDYPGGMLARGGPRVDDLRKDDRASYLREFELREEERRRENLRARDKERERERDRERDREREREREKEREKQRARDRERDRIREKEREDERERDRKRALERKRDRTPTARATSRDPKERTPVPKAVSRDARSSSLRRDAQHREASIRRPSPVRPIRRDYVCKVLSSRLVDMERDYVTLDKRYPRLFLPSEFSKVVVNWPKQKLTLSMHTAVSFEHDYIEDGGVDVKPTPTKSSAVKTGGKTVWNAKMILMSGLSRTALEDLSSDKLFEERIPHICNILKFAVLKKDHSLMATGGPWDPTDGMDPSVDQSSLITTMLRHTKDKLHLDLSNCRHWNPFLEIHYDRVGTDGVSIFKEITVLFVPDLSECLPSFDAWRTQWLAHRKVLAERDRLLSQEAKKDVIVGKGSDNAGEVAKDAEKKTPGTKKVVKKIVKRVVKRPVNDGKATDKKDEKPDEKDVPGKVAISGDNQGESSDPSAKGNEQTPSKTIVKKKIIKKVAKKKIAEVDNNMDGDLKNNGENDEEKVVEAEKKTPDSGSMEMKSPAGKKEESASKIVETKQKAGSPSTEKKEGASSSTKDIKAGEDKKAEKKDKSENQSEGKKVDEKKAKEKINEKEIKERSGKDESILQVKDKKKSDEPPRPGFVLQVKRNKDSKLRSLSVSLDSLLDYTDKDIDESSFELSLFAESMFEMLQYQMGTRILEFLKKLRVKFVRERNQRKRRQEELSAKEKEAKAQNKRQKTDKEATVTTESVPEKDDKKNSAKETVANTEDTKKATGDEAATMEADIKDEEDEEIDEDPEEDPEEDPEEDPEECEEMDDENPEQEETAEEPQKNEENSEKTSSAVARPITEVATDRKEEIVEKTDSKSAEIKPKSESGKHGKQEEGTSDAPKKEETVDKELLQAFRFFDRNQTGYVRVDDMRTTMHSLGKFLSHREVKELVLSALLESNTGRDDRILYNKLVRLSL, encoded by the exons ATGCTAGCAACGATCTTGAAAGAAAAACCCTTATTAACCAACCAACCACAACAATCTTCGAATCTTTCTTTTAACAAACCATTCTCAGCTCCTCTTCCTCATCTCGATTCGATTCGATTCGATTCCTTAGGGTTTCTATCTCTCtgcagagaagaagaagagaagaagattttAAAAGGGTCAATCAAATCTTCTG TTGAAATCGGGTACGTTCAGAAAGACATGTATTCCTCAAGAGGGAGTGGCTACGGTCAACAGCCCTACGGTTCTCAATCCGGTTATCCCCAGAAC CTTGGATCTAATTATCCGGGGAGTTCAGTCAGTGGCGGTGCAGAAGGGGGATCTCAGATTCCCTTGAGCTCTCGCCTTCCTTCAGGTGCTCCTCAGGAGACTGACATTGGTGGTGGCTACAGGTCTCAGTTATCCACAGCTAGTCATTACGGAGCGCAGTACGCGTCTCTGTATGGAACAGCTTCTCTTGCCAGCTCTCAGCCTTTAAGCACCAAAGGCGTTGGCTCATCAGTCTTGGATAACCGCTCTGGATATGTCCCCACTCTGCCGGATTCGCCAAAGTATGCTTCTGGAAGCTATTTGTCTTCCTCTGCCCATGGTTATGGTCAAAAGGAGGATGATTTGTATTCGGATAAGCTCTCTGGTTACGTTCCGGTTGATAGAAGGCAGTCAAGTGCTTATCTCGGTAGGGAGTTGCAAAATGATCCAGCTGCTCGTTATGCTGATTCATCTAGTTTTGGTCGCCAG ACTGATTTGTACGATCGCATTGATCAAGCATCACTCCTCCGCGGAGAACAGTTACTAAAAATGCAGTCGCTCCATACCACTTCTGCTGATGGAGGTGTCAG ACAAGCCGATTATCTTACAGAACGAAGTTCTACTGTACGCCATTCTGACCAAGAAGCTATGCATTATGGAAGAAGGCTCGAGTCTGATCCTCATGGGCTATCACTACACAGCACGTCTTCTTATGCCAGCCAACATACCCCATCGCTATTAGGAGCTGCTCCCCGGCGAAACTTAGATGACTATATCTATATGGAGAGTTCTTCAAATCCTGGTTATGGCGTCAGTTTGCCTCCAGGCAGGGATTATGGTACTGGGAAAGGCATCCTTACTGCAGCATCTCTGGACTTGGACTACCCTGGTGGTATGCTAGCTCGTGGTGGTCCTCGCGTTGATGATCTCCGGAAAGATGACCGGGCAAGTTATCTTAGAGAGTTTGAACTAAGGGAAGAAGAGCGTCGCCGTGAGAACCTGCGTGCCAGAGATAAGGAGCGAGAACGAGAGAGGGATCGCGAACGTGATAGAGAGCGAGAACGAGAGCGGGAGAAGGAACGAGAAAAGCAAAGAGCTAGGGACAGAGAAAGGGATCGCATACGGGAGaaggaaagagaagatgaaagagaacGTGATCGAAAACGCGCTCTCGAAAGAAAACGTGATCGGACTCCAACAGCGAGAGCTACGTCCAGGGACCCAAAGGAGCGGACTCCAGTGCCGAAAGCTGTTTCTAGGGATGCACGTAGTTCCTCTTTGCGGCGGGATGCACAACATCGTGAAGCATCAATTAG GCGTCCTTCACCAGTTAGGCCAATACGGAGAGATTATGTCTGCAAG GTTTTATCCTCGCGCTTGGTTGACATGGAGAGGGATTACGTGACACTGGATAAAAGATATCCAAGGCTTTTTCTACCTTCTGAGTTTTCCAAG GTTGTGGTGAACTGGCCGAAACAAAAGCTTACACTTTCGATGCATACTGCTGTGAG TTTTGAGCATGATTACATTGAAGATGGTGGAGTTGATGTGAAACCTACGCCCACAAAGTCTTCAGCTGTGAAAACTGGAGGAAAGACTGTTTGGAATGCCAAG ATGATTTTGATGAGTG GCCTGAGCAGGACTGCTCTGGAAGATCTTTCTTCAGATAAATTATTTGAAGAGCGTATACCTCATATTTGCAACATATTAAAGTTTGCTGTTCTTAAAAAAGATCATTCGTTGATGGCCACTGGTGGTCCTTGGGATCCCACAGATGGCATGGACCCATCAGTTGATCAGTCTTCCTTAATCACGACAATGCTGAG ACACACAAAGGATAAGCTTCATCTTGATCTGAGCAACTGCCGTCACTGGAATCCCTTTCTAGAG ATACATTACGACAGAGTTGGTACGGATGGAGTTTCAATCTTCAAAGAGATCACTGTACTATTTGTCCCTGATTTATCAGAATGTCTTCCTTCATTTGACGCTTGGAGAACCCAATGGTTGGCACACAGGAAAGTTCTTGCTGAGAGAGATAGACTACTTTCTCAGGAGGCTAAGAAAGATGTCATTGTAGGAAAGGGAAGTGATAATGCCGGTGAAGTAGCCAAGGATGCGGAGAAAAAGACCCCAGGAACTAAGAAGGTGGTGAAAAAGATTGTTAAAAGAGTTGTTAAAAGGCCTGTCAACGATGGAAAGGCAACTGATAAGAAAGATGAGAAGCCGGATGAAAAGGATGTTCCTGGAAAGGTTGCCATTTCAGGTGATAACCAAGGGGAGAGCTCAGATCCTAGTGCTAAGGGTAATGAACAGACTCCTTCAAAGACAATcgtaaagaaaaaaatcatcaaaaaagtGGCTAAAAAGAAGATTGCTGAAGTAGACAATAACATGGACGGTGACTTGAAGAATAATGGAGAGAATGATGAGGAAAAGGTGGTGGAGGCAGAGAAGAAAACTCCTGATTCAGGTAGTATGGAGATGAAATCTCCTGCAGGAAAGAAGGAAGAGAGTGCCTCCAAAATTGTGGAAACAAAACAGAAGGCGGGATCTCCGAGTACTGAGAAAAAGGAGGGTGCTTCTAGTTCAACAAAGGACATTAAGGCAGGTGAAGATAAGAAGGCTGAAAAGAAAGACAAGTCAGAGAACCAATCCGAGGGCAAAAAGGTTGACGAGAAAAAggcaaaagaaaaaattaacgAGAAAGAGATTAAAGAGAGAAGTGGAAAAGATGAGTCCATACTACAAGTGAAGGACAAGAAAAAGTCTGACGAACCTCCTCGGCCAGGATTTGTTCTACAAGTGAAACGGAACAAAGATTCTAAA TTGCGTTCACTTTCGGTCTCCCTGGACTCGCTTTTGGATTACACTGACAAGGACATTGATGAGTCATCATTTGAG CTTTCATTGTTTGCTGAATCGATGTTCGAGATGCTACAGTATCAAATGGGTACTCGTATCTTAGAATTTCTCAAG AAATTACGTGTAAAATTTGTGAGAGAGAGAAACCAACGAAAGAGGCGTCAAGAAGAGTTATCTGCCAAGGAAAAGGAAGCAAAAGCACAAAATAAGCGTCAAAAGACTGACAAGGAAGCCACTGTTACAACTGAATCTGTTCCTGAGAAGGATGACAAGAAAAATTCAGCAAAGGAAACGGTAGCTAACACTGAAGACACTAAAAAAGCCACCGGTGATGAAGCTGCTACGATGGAAGCGGATATCAAGGATGAGGAGGATGAAGAGATTGATGAAGATCCAGAGGAAGACCCTGAAGAGGATCCTGAAGAAGACCCTGAGGAATGCGAGGAGATGGACGATGAAAATCCTGAGCAAGAAGAAACTGCTGAAGAG CCGCAGAAGAATGAAGAAAACAGTGAGAAGACTAGCAGCGCTGTTGCTCGTCCTATAACTGAAGTCGCAACTGATAGAAAAGAAGAGATCGTGGAGAAGACTGATTCCAAATCTGCTGAGATCAAACCCAAGTCGGAGTCAGGCAAGCACGGGAAGCAAGAGGAAGGAACATCTGATgcaccaaaaaaagaagaaacggtTGATAAAGAGTTGTTGCAG GCTTTCAGATTCTTTGATCGTAACCAAACAGGCTATGTTAGG GTTGATGATATGAGAACAACTATGCACAGCTTGGGAAAGTTTCTATCTCACCGAGAAGTCAAG GAACTTGTGCTGAGTGCTTTGTTAGAGAGCAACACTGGAAGAGATGATCGGATTTTATACAATAAGCTCGTTAGGCTGTCTTTATAG
- the LOC106393993 gene encoding protein SHORT ROOT IN SALT MEDIUM 1 isoform X1 produces MLATILKEKPLLTNQPQQSSNLSFNKPFSAPLPHLDSIRFDSLGFLSLCREEEEKKILKGSIKSSVEIGYVQKDMYSSRGSGYGQQPYGSQSGYPQNLGSNYPGSSVSGGAEGGSQIPLSSRLPSGAPQETDIGGGYRSQLSTASHYGAQYASLYGTASLASSQPLSTKGVGSSVLDNRSGYVPTLPDSPKYASGSYLSSSAHGYGQKEDDLYSDKLSGYVPVDRRQSSAYLGRELQNDPAARYADSSSFGRQTDLYDRIDQASLLRGEQLLKMQSLHTTSADGGVRQADYLTERSSTVRHSDQEAMHYGRRLESDPHGLSLHSTSSYASQHTPSLLGAAPRRNLDDYIYMESSSNPGYGVSLPPGRDYGTGKGILTAASLDLDYPGGMLARGGPRVDDLRKDDRASYLREFELREEERRRENLRARDKERERERDRERDREREREREKEREKQRARDRERDRIREKEREDERERDRKRALERKRDRTPTARATSRDPKERTPVPKAVSRDARSSSLRRDAQHREASIRRPSPVRPIRRDYVCKVLSSRLVDMERDYVTLDKRYPRLFLPSEFSKVVVNWPKQKLTLSMHTAVSFEHDYIEDGGVDVKPTPTKSSAVKTGGKTVWNAKMILMSGLSRTALEDLSSDKLFEERIPHICNILKFAVLKKDHSLMATGGPWDPTDGMDPSVDQSSLITTMLRHTKDKLHLDLSNCRHWNPFLEIHYDRVGTDGVSIFKEITVLFVPDLSECLPSFDAWRTQWLAHRKVLAERDRLLSQEAKKDVIVGKGSDNAGEVAKDAEKKTPGTKKVVKKIVKRVVKRPVNDGKATDKKDEKPDEKDVPGKVAISGDNQGESSDPSAKGNEQTPSKTIVKKKIIKKVAKKKIAEVDNNMDGDLKNNGENDEEKVVEAEKKTPDSGSMEMKSPAGKKEESASKIVETKQKAGSPSTEKKEGASSSTKDIKAGEDKKAEKKDKSENQSEGKKVDEKKAKEKINEKEIKERSGKDESILQVKDKKKSDEPPRPGFVLQVKRNKDSKQLRSLSVSLDSLLDYTDKDIDESSFELSLFAESMFEMLQYQMGTRILEFLKKLRVKFVRERNQRKRRQEELSAKEKEAKAQNKRQKTDKEATVTTESVPEKDDKKNSAKETVANTEDTKKATGDEAATMEADIKDEEDEEIDEDPEEDPEEDPEEDPEECEEMDDENPEQEETAEEPQKNEENSEKTSSAVARPITEVATDRKEEIVEKTDSKSAEIKPKSESGKHGKQEEGTSDAPKKEETVDKELLQAFRFFDRNQTGYVRVDDMRTTMHSLGKFLSHREVKELVLSALLESNTGRDDRILYNKLVRLSL; encoded by the exons ATGCTAGCAACGATCTTGAAAGAAAAACCCTTATTAACCAACCAACCACAACAATCTTCGAATCTTTCTTTTAACAAACCATTCTCAGCTCCTCTTCCTCATCTCGATTCGATTCGATTCGATTCCTTAGGGTTTCTATCTCTCtgcagagaagaagaagagaagaagattttAAAAGGGTCAATCAAATCTTCTG TTGAAATCGGGTACGTTCAGAAAGACATGTATTCCTCAAGAGGGAGTGGCTACGGTCAACAGCCCTACGGTTCTCAATCCGGTTATCCCCAGAAC CTTGGATCTAATTATCCGGGGAGTTCAGTCAGTGGCGGTGCAGAAGGGGGATCTCAGATTCCCTTGAGCTCTCGCCTTCCTTCAGGTGCTCCTCAGGAGACTGACATTGGTGGTGGCTACAGGTCTCAGTTATCCACAGCTAGTCATTACGGAGCGCAGTACGCGTCTCTGTATGGAACAGCTTCTCTTGCCAGCTCTCAGCCTTTAAGCACCAAAGGCGTTGGCTCATCAGTCTTGGATAACCGCTCTGGATATGTCCCCACTCTGCCGGATTCGCCAAAGTATGCTTCTGGAAGCTATTTGTCTTCCTCTGCCCATGGTTATGGTCAAAAGGAGGATGATTTGTATTCGGATAAGCTCTCTGGTTACGTTCCGGTTGATAGAAGGCAGTCAAGTGCTTATCTCGGTAGGGAGTTGCAAAATGATCCAGCTGCTCGTTATGCTGATTCATCTAGTTTTGGTCGCCAG ACTGATTTGTACGATCGCATTGATCAAGCATCACTCCTCCGCGGAGAACAGTTACTAAAAATGCAGTCGCTCCATACCACTTCTGCTGATGGAGGTGTCAG ACAAGCCGATTATCTTACAGAACGAAGTTCTACTGTACGCCATTCTGACCAAGAAGCTATGCATTATGGAAGAAGGCTCGAGTCTGATCCTCATGGGCTATCACTACACAGCACGTCTTCTTATGCCAGCCAACATACCCCATCGCTATTAGGAGCTGCTCCCCGGCGAAACTTAGATGACTATATCTATATGGAGAGTTCTTCAAATCCTGGTTATGGCGTCAGTTTGCCTCCAGGCAGGGATTATGGTACTGGGAAAGGCATCCTTACTGCAGCATCTCTGGACTTGGACTACCCTGGTGGTATGCTAGCTCGTGGTGGTCCTCGCGTTGATGATCTCCGGAAAGATGACCGGGCAAGTTATCTTAGAGAGTTTGAACTAAGGGAAGAAGAGCGTCGCCGTGAGAACCTGCGTGCCAGAGATAAGGAGCGAGAACGAGAGAGGGATCGCGAACGTGATAGAGAGCGAGAACGAGAGCGGGAGAAGGAACGAGAAAAGCAAAGAGCTAGGGACAGAGAAAGGGATCGCATACGGGAGaaggaaagagaagatgaaagagaacGTGATCGAAAACGCGCTCTCGAAAGAAAACGTGATCGGACTCCAACAGCGAGAGCTACGTCCAGGGACCCAAAGGAGCGGACTCCAGTGCCGAAAGCTGTTTCTAGGGATGCACGTAGTTCCTCTTTGCGGCGGGATGCACAACATCGTGAAGCATCAATTAG GCGTCCTTCACCAGTTAGGCCAATACGGAGAGATTATGTCTGCAAG GTTTTATCCTCGCGCTTGGTTGACATGGAGAGGGATTACGTGACACTGGATAAAAGATATCCAAGGCTTTTTCTACCTTCTGAGTTTTCCAAG GTTGTGGTGAACTGGCCGAAACAAAAGCTTACACTTTCGATGCATACTGCTGTGAG TTTTGAGCATGATTACATTGAAGATGGTGGAGTTGATGTGAAACCTACGCCCACAAAGTCTTCAGCTGTGAAAACTGGAGGAAAGACTGTTTGGAATGCCAAG ATGATTTTGATGAGTG GCCTGAGCAGGACTGCTCTGGAAGATCTTTCTTCAGATAAATTATTTGAAGAGCGTATACCTCATATTTGCAACATATTAAAGTTTGCTGTTCTTAAAAAAGATCATTCGTTGATGGCCACTGGTGGTCCTTGGGATCCCACAGATGGCATGGACCCATCAGTTGATCAGTCTTCCTTAATCACGACAATGCTGAG ACACACAAAGGATAAGCTTCATCTTGATCTGAGCAACTGCCGTCACTGGAATCCCTTTCTAGAG ATACATTACGACAGAGTTGGTACGGATGGAGTTTCAATCTTCAAAGAGATCACTGTACTATTTGTCCCTGATTTATCAGAATGTCTTCCTTCATTTGACGCTTGGAGAACCCAATGGTTGGCACACAGGAAAGTTCTTGCTGAGAGAGATAGACTACTTTCTCAGGAGGCTAAGAAAGATGTCATTGTAGGAAAGGGAAGTGATAATGCCGGTGAAGTAGCCAAGGATGCGGAGAAAAAGACCCCAGGAACTAAGAAGGTGGTGAAAAAGATTGTTAAAAGAGTTGTTAAAAGGCCTGTCAACGATGGAAAGGCAACTGATAAGAAAGATGAGAAGCCGGATGAAAAGGATGTTCCTGGAAAGGTTGCCATTTCAGGTGATAACCAAGGGGAGAGCTCAGATCCTAGTGCTAAGGGTAATGAACAGACTCCTTCAAAGACAATcgtaaagaaaaaaatcatcaaaaaagtGGCTAAAAAGAAGATTGCTGAAGTAGACAATAACATGGACGGTGACTTGAAGAATAATGGAGAGAATGATGAGGAAAAGGTGGTGGAGGCAGAGAAGAAAACTCCTGATTCAGGTAGTATGGAGATGAAATCTCCTGCAGGAAAGAAGGAAGAGAGTGCCTCCAAAATTGTGGAAACAAAACAGAAGGCGGGATCTCCGAGTACTGAGAAAAAGGAGGGTGCTTCTAGTTCAACAAAGGACATTAAGGCAGGTGAAGATAAGAAGGCTGAAAAGAAAGACAAGTCAGAGAACCAATCCGAGGGCAAAAAGGTTGACGAGAAAAAggcaaaagaaaaaattaacgAGAAAGAGATTAAAGAGAGAAGTGGAAAAGATGAGTCCATACTACAAGTGAAGGACAAGAAAAAGTCTGACGAACCTCCTCGGCCAGGATTTGTTCTACAAGTGAAACGGAACAAAGATTCTAAA caGTTGCGTTCACTTTCGGTCTCCCTGGACTCGCTTTTGGATTACACTGACAAGGACATTGATGAGTCATCATTTGAG CTTTCATTGTTTGCTGAATCGATGTTCGAGATGCTACAGTATCAAATGGGTACTCGTATCTTAGAATTTCTCAAG AAATTACGTGTAAAATTTGTGAGAGAGAGAAACCAACGAAAGAGGCGTCAAGAAGAGTTATCTGCCAAGGAAAAGGAAGCAAAAGCACAAAATAAGCGTCAAAAGACTGACAAGGAAGCCACTGTTACAACTGAATCTGTTCCTGAGAAGGATGACAAGAAAAATTCAGCAAAGGAAACGGTAGCTAACACTGAAGACACTAAAAAAGCCACCGGTGATGAAGCTGCTACGATGGAAGCGGATATCAAGGATGAGGAGGATGAAGAGATTGATGAAGATCCAGAGGAAGACCCTGAAGAGGATCCTGAAGAAGACCCTGAGGAATGCGAGGAGATGGACGATGAAAATCCTGAGCAAGAAGAAACTGCTGAAGAG CCGCAGAAGAATGAAGAAAACAGTGAGAAGACTAGCAGCGCTGTTGCTCGTCCTATAACTGAAGTCGCAACTGATAGAAAAGAAGAGATCGTGGAGAAGACTGATTCCAAATCTGCTGAGATCAAACCCAAGTCGGAGTCAGGCAAGCACGGGAAGCAAGAGGAAGGAACATCTGATgcaccaaaaaaagaagaaacggtTGATAAAGAGTTGTTGCAG GCTTTCAGATTCTTTGATCGTAACCAAACAGGCTATGTTAGG GTTGATGATATGAGAACAACTATGCACAGCTTGGGAAAGTTTCTATCTCACCGAGAAGTCAAG GAACTTGTGCTGAGTGCTTTGTTAGAGAGCAACACTGGAAGAGATGATCGGATTTTATACAATAAGCTCGTTAGGCTGTCTTTATAG